The following proteins come from a genomic window of Nicotiana tomentosiformis chromosome 12, ASM39032v3, whole genome shotgun sequence:
- the LOC138902991 gene encoding uncharacterized protein: MTDDEQMRLDRFVRLQPPSFSGVESEDAHDFLDMRYRIHCTAGILETSGVSFTTFQFTGAAFRWWEAYERSRTVGATPLSWCEFSILFLEKFVPPTRKEELRRKFEQLCQDSLSVIQYEMRFSELAHHVVCLVPIERERIRRFIGSLTY; this comes from the coding sequence atgactgatgatgagcaaaTGAGACTTGATAGGTTTGTGAGGCTccaacctccatcatttagtggggtTGAGTCTGAGGATGCCCATGACTTCTTGGATATGCGATATCGGATTCATTGCAcggcgggtattttggagaccagtggggtttcATTCACAacttttcagtttactggggctgccttcagatggtgggaggcctatgagaggagcAGGACTGTCGGTGCTACACCACTATCATGGTgtgagttctccattctcttcttggagaagtttgtgccaccgacCCGTAAGGAGGAGCTACGTAGgaagtttgagcagctatgccaAGACAGCCTATCTGTGatccagtatgagatgagattttcagagttggctcatcacgtagTTTGCTTGGTTCCCatagagagggagaggattaggaggttcattggtAGCCTCACCTATTAG